Part of the Planctomycetota bacterium genome is shown below.
GAGCGCCCCCACGAAGGCGGCGCCGAGCGCCCCGACGGCGGCCGCGGCCCAGGGCCAGCGGGAGGGCGTGCGGCGCGCCGTGAAGCGCTGCGTGGGATGCGCCTTGTGAAGGACGTGCGCCCGGGCGGCGTGCTGGCGCGCCAGGTGCGGCGCCGCGCCCTCGCGGATCTTCCGCAGATCCTCCAGGAGGTCCGCCGGGCGCGCGTAGCGCTCCGCGCGATCCTTCGCCATGAGCTTGCGCAGCACGTGCGCGAAGTCCTCGCTCAGCCGCGGCGCGTGCCGGCGCGCGTCCGGCACCGGCGCGTTCAGGTGCAGGCTCATCGTCTCGGCGGCGCTGCGGCCTTCATAGGGATGGCGCCCCGTGACGAGGTAGAAGAGCGTCGCCCCCAGCGAGTAAAGGTCCGCCCGGATGTCCACGTCCTTGTCCCCGCGGATCTGCTCCGGGGACATGAAATAGGGCGTCCCCACGGTCAGCCCCTCCTGGGTGAGCGACTGTTCGGCGCCCGCCGTGGATTTGGCCAGACCGAGATCGCAGAGCTTGACCGTCCCGTCCGGGGTGATGAGGATGTTTTCCGGCTTGATGTCCCGATGCACGAGATTGTGGCTGTGGATGTACTCGAGGACCTCGGCCATCTGGAGAGCCACCTCGAGCGCCCGCGGCTCGTCGAAGACGCCCCGCGTGGTCACGATCTCCCGGCAGCTCTTGCCGGTGACGAACTCCATGACGAAGTAGTAGAGGCCCCCCGAGGCCCCGGCATCGATCGCGGCGATCAGGTTCTTGTGGCTGAGCTGGCCGGCCGCGTGCGCTTCCTGGAAGAAACGCGCCACGTAGGTCTTGTCCCGCGTGGCGGAAGCGTGCAGGATCTTGATGGCGACCACCCGGTTGACACTCGCCTGGATCGCCTTGTAGACGGCGCCCATGCCGCCCTGGCCGATCTTGGCCAGGAGCGTGTACCCGGGAATGGGGCTCACCTGAACGCCCAGCTTCCGGAGCACCGCCTGATGCTGAGCGGCGGTGAGGAACCCCTTCTTGACCATGATCTCGCCGAGCGGCTCGTCCACGCCCATTTCGCGCATGCGGGCCTGGACCTGCATGCACTCCTGGACCTGAGCTTCCGAGACGAAGCCCAGGGCCGCCGCCGCCGCCCCGTACGAGCTTTCGCCGTGTGCGCCGTTCATGGGCCCCTCTAGACTATACGGCCGGCCGCCCCGTTCCCCTGCGGGGAACGATTCAAATGTGGAAGGGCTTCTCGATCCGCGGGGGAAATCGGTTCCCCCGCATGCCGTAAAGATAGTAGGATCTTTACGATGCGTCGCTTCCGGGCGCCCGTGTGGGCGGCGGTCCTGCTCGCCGCCGCCGGGGCCGGCCGATCCGCCGCGCAGGAGGCCGTCCCCGTCCCCGACGTCCTCTACGAAGTGGACGTCACCCGCCCGGAAAGCGGCCGGATCTCGGTCTCCATGACCCTCCGGGATCCCGGTCCCCCCGGCGAGGTGCGCGTCTCCATCCCCGCCTGGGCGCCCGGCGCGTATCGTATCGTCAAATATGCCCGCGCCGTCGCCCTCGTGACCGCGCGCGACGCTCAGGGCCGCCGCCTGGCCGTCACCCCCGTCGACGACCAGACGTGGTCCTTCCGCACCGCCGGACCCGGACCCGTCACCGTGAGCTACGAGCTGGCGGTGGAGCCCTCCCGCTTGAACCGCGACCACTGCTTCCTGGCCGGTCCGGATACGTACTTCTACATCGTGGGCCGCAAGGAGGTCTCCTGCGGCGTGCGCTTCCGCCTGCCGGCGGGCTGGAACGTGGGCACCGGGCTGCGCCGCGCCGGCGACCTCTATTGGGCCCCCGATTACGACACCTTCATCGACTGCCCCACCGAGCTCGGGCGGTTCGAACTTCTCGAATTCCGCGAGGACGGCGCCCGCTATGAACTCGTGATCCACGCCAAGGGCCCCGTCCCCGGCGCCCGTCTCGTCGCGATGTGCCGCAAGATCGTCCGGGAGCACAACCGCATGTTCGGCGGTCCCCCCTTCGACCGGTACGTCTTCCTCTATCACTTCCTCGACGGCGTGGGCGGCCGGGGCCTCGAGCACCTCAACTCCACGGACATCTTCCTGCCCTATTCGGCGGTCGTCGCCGATCCCCTGATCGCCGCCTCGGTCACCTCCCACGAATACTTCCACCTGTGGAACGTCAAGCGGATCCGGCCGCTCGAGCTGGGTCCCTTCGACTACACGGGGCCGGTCCGCTCCCGGCATCTCTGGTTCTGCGAAGGGGTCACGAGCTATTTCGGCGACCGGGCCCTGGCCCGCTGCGGGATCTGGACGGAGCCGCAGTATCTGGCGCATCTGGCCGGGGAAGTGGAAACCCTCCAGAATAATCCCGACCGCAAGGTCACCTCCGTCGAGAAGGCGTCGGAGTCGGTGTGGGACCGCAAGGACTGGCCGCGGGTGGACTACTACAACAAAGGAGAGCTTCTGGGGCTCCTGATCGACCTGCGAATCCGGACCCAAAGCGGCGGGAGGAAATCGTT
Proteins encoded:
- a CDS encoding PDZ domain-containing protein; this translates as MRRFRAPVWAAVLLAAAGAGRSAAQEAVPVPDVLYEVDVTRPESGRISVSMTLRDPGPPGEVRVSIPAWAPGAYRIVKYARAVALVTARDAQGRRLAVTPVDDQTWSFRTAGPGPVTVSYELAVEPSRLNRDHCFLAGPDTYFYIVGRKEVSCGVRFRLPAGWNVGTGLRRAGDLYWAPDYDTFIDCPTELGRFELLEFREDGARYELVIHAKGPVPGARLVAMCRKIVREHNRMFGGPPFDRYVFLYHFLDGVGGRGLEHLNSTDIFLPYSAVVADPLIAASVTSHEYFHLWNVKRIRPLELGPFDYTGPVRSRHLWFCEGVTSYFGDRALARCGIWTEPQYLAHLAGEVETLQNNPDRKVTSVEKASESVWDRKDWPRVDYYNKGELLGLLIDLRIRTQSGGRKSFDDVLRHLYETWCVRPARQGKGPIGVGYPEDGILRALEEVTGEAWDDFYARYIRGVEELPYREVLEPAGLVLDSQVSRSPDLGVELRGTSVLSVPAESPAARAGLQAGDRLAAINGTAVSRATLREALAALRPGDPADVSVLRDGRRVDLRVPVVLRERTSFRLRRAPSPTEFQKALLEAWLGKPADY
- a CDS encoding serine/threonine-protein kinase, with amino-acid sequence MNGAHGESSYGAAAAALGFVSEAQVQECMQVQARMREMGVDEPLGEIMVKKGFLTAAQHQAVLRKLGVQVSPIPGYTLLAKIGQGGMGAVYKAIQASVNRVVAIKILHASATRDKTYVARFFQEAHAAGQLSHKNLIAAIDAGASGGLYYFVMEFVTGKSCREIVTTRGVFDEPRALEVALQMAEVLEYIHSHNLVHRDIKPENILITPDGTVKLCDLGLAKSTAGAEQSLTQEGLTVGTPYFMSPEQIRGDKDVDIRADLYSLGATLFYLVTGRHPYEGRSAAETMSLHLNAPVPDARRHAPRLSEDFAHVLRKLMAKDRAERYARPADLLEDLRKIREGAAPHLARQHAARAHVLHKAHPTQRFTARRTPSRWPWAAAAVGALGAAFVGAL